In Microbacterium sp. 1.5R, the following are encoded in one genomic region:
- a CDS encoding Rv3654c family TadE-like protein, whose amino-acid sequence MAGSVLAAGVLVVGATLSFGLAAVGGAAVTAQRAAGAADAAALAAADAASGAVVVTVDPCTLAARVAAASGAALTECAVDGFVATVQVKAKYAGLAAVSRARAGPPEGI is encoded by the coding sequence ATGGCGGGGTCGGTGCTCGCGGCCGGCGTGCTGGTGGTCGGCGCGACTCTGTCATTCGGACTCGCCGCCGTCGGCGGCGCGGCAGTCACTGCGCAGCGCGCAGCGGGAGCTGCCGACGCCGCGGCCCTGGCAGCGGCCGACGCTGCCAGCGGCGCAGTCGTCGTCACGGTCGACCCGTGCACCCTCGCCGCGCGGGTCGCCGCGGCTTCCGGTGCAGCACTCACCGAATGTGCCGTCGACGGCTTCGTGGCGACCGTGCAGGTCAAGGCGAAGTACGCTGGACTCGCTGCCGTCTCCCGAGCCCGTGCTGGGCCACCCGAGGGGATCTGA
- a CDS encoding TadE family type IV pilus minor pilin: protein MTPARAGERGSVTAELALAVPAVVLVLLLGAGALGAASRQVALQDATADAARLLGRGEDEGAAAHAVSAAVPGASMSSSTSGDLVCVSAETDFTVGGFVRVGVRASSCALAGGL from the coding sequence ATGACTCCGGCCCGTGCAGGCGAGCGCGGCTCCGTGACTGCGGAGCTCGCGCTCGCGGTTCCCGCCGTCGTGCTCGTCCTCCTACTCGGAGCCGGCGCTCTGGGCGCAGCCTCCCGTCAGGTGGCACTGCAGGATGCGACCGCTGACGCGGCCCGGCTCCTCGGCAGAGGAGAAGACGAGGGGGCCGCCGCACATGCGGTGTCGGCTGCAGTGCCCGGTGCGTCGATGTCGAGCAGCACGTCGGGCGATCTCGTGTGCGTGTCCGCAGAGACCGACTTCACCGTCGGCGGCTTCGTGAGGGTGGGCGTGCGCGCGTCGAGTTGCGCGCTCGCCGGAGGACTCTGA
- a CDS encoding DUF4244 domain-containing protein encodes MNTIPSLTRRSAATLFGDDSGAATAEYAITTMAAVAFAGLLVVIMRSDEVRGILTDLVRRALTVS; translated from the coding sequence ATGAACACCATCCCCTCGCTCACCCGGCGCAGCGCGGCAACCCTCTTCGGCGACGACAGTGGCGCGGCCACCGCCGAGTACGCCATCACCACGATGGCGGCCGTCGCCTTCGCCGGCCTCCTGGTCGTGATCATGAGGTCAGACGAGGTGCGTGGCATCCTCACGGACCTGGTGCGTCGGGCACTGACGGTGTCGTGA
- a CDS encoding type II secretion system F family protein, which yields MVRGWRRPVVETGGDAETSVQTLAVLLQAGAVPMVAWRHLASIGDRHAASVIARVDGGVPLIAAIEAEGGAWRDLAAAWEIATTVGAPLAEVLRMLAETLRDASSAADDVRIALAEPAGTAKLLLWMPFAGLFLGFALGFDTVGVIVGTPAGAGCVVAGLLLVAAARAWTGRLLTRARPEPGTPGMRAELMAVALSGGASIPRALRLVAESPASSTGDDARIGAVLELSHAAGVPAGELLRASAGQERHASRVDGRLRAAKLSTTLLIPLGVCTLPAFLLLGVAPLLLSVLASTPLPL from the coding sequence GTGGTGAGGGGATGGCGTCGTCCGGTCGTCGAGACCGGGGGCGACGCCGAGACATCGGTGCAGACGCTCGCGGTGCTTCTCCAAGCCGGCGCGGTGCCGATGGTCGCATGGCGCCATCTTGCCTCGATCGGCGACCGTCACGCTGCGTCCGTGATCGCCCGTGTGGATGGCGGCGTCCCGCTCATCGCGGCCATCGAAGCGGAGGGTGGCGCGTGGCGTGACCTCGCGGCCGCCTGGGAGATCGCGACGACCGTCGGCGCACCGCTCGCCGAGGTGCTGAGGATGCTCGCTGAGACGCTGCGCGACGCGTCATCCGCCGCGGACGACGTGCGCATCGCGCTCGCCGAGCCCGCGGGAACCGCCAAGCTCCTGCTCTGGATGCCGTTCGCCGGCCTCTTCCTCGGCTTCGCCCTCGGCTTCGACACTGTCGGCGTCATCGTCGGGACGCCCGCCGGCGCCGGGTGCGTGGTCGCCGGGCTCCTGCTCGTCGCCGCGGCGCGCGCGTGGACCGGGCGACTCCTCACGCGGGCGCGTCCCGAACCGGGAACACCGGGCATGCGAGCCGAGCTCATGGCGGTCGCCCTCTCAGGAGGCGCGTCGATCCCACGAGCCCTGCGCCTCGTCGCCGAGAGCCCGGCATCGTCTACCGGTGACGACGCTCGCATCGGCGCGGTGCTCGAGCTGTCGCATGCTGCCGGGGTCCCGGCGGGTGAACTGCTTCGGGCTTCCGCCGGCCAGGAGAGACACGCGTCACGGGTGGACGGACGCCTTCGCGCGGCCAAGCTCTCGACGACGCTGCTCATCCCGCTCGGAGTCTGCACTCTCCCGGCCTTCCTGCTGCTCGGCGTCGCACCGCTTCTGCTGAGCGTGCTCGCCTCCACTCCACTGCCGCTGTGA
- a CDS encoding TadA family conjugal transfer-associated ATPase: MPDPFVIQPRGSAALVDGTVRGAPSPLQVDPAFGLLAEHCADEEVTDIFVNGASGLFIDRGHGAEPVLGWSASEREVRDLAVGLVGLGGRHLDDQAPCVDVRLDSGIRVHAVLAPISTSGTVLSIRVPRVRAADLDALAALGSFDAAQHSWLLELVAERANILITGGTGTGKTTLLSALLSAVPASERIVTIEDVAELRPQHPHHVALEARQSNLEGAGGISLARLVRESLRMRPDRLVVGECRGEEVRELLTALNTGHDGGAGTLHASGLSDVPARLEALGALAAMDATALARQAVSAFTIVLHLDRAPGGRRRIAHAGELAVSGDRLSIEEVRPW, from the coding sequence ATGCCTGATCCCTTCGTCATTCAGCCGCGCGGCTCGGCGGCGCTCGTCGACGGAACCGTCCGGGGTGCTCCTTCGCCGCTGCAGGTCGATCCCGCCTTCGGCCTCCTCGCCGAGCACTGCGCAGACGAGGAGGTCACCGACATCTTCGTCAACGGCGCATCCGGGCTGTTCATCGACCGAGGGCATGGTGCGGAACCCGTGCTCGGGTGGAGCGCGTCCGAGCGGGAGGTCCGCGACCTCGCGGTCGGGCTCGTCGGACTCGGCGGTCGACATCTCGACGACCAGGCTCCGTGCGTCGATGTCAGGCTCGACTCCGGCATCCGCGTCCATGCCGTGCTCGCGCCGATCTCGACGTCGGGGACGGTGCTCTCGATCCGTGTGCCCAGAGTGCGCGCCGCCGATCTCGACGCGCTGGCGGCGCTCGGCTCCTTCGACGCGGCCCAGCACAGCTGGCTTCTCGAGCTCGTCGCCGAGCGCGCCAACATCCTCATCACCGGCGGGACGGGAACGGGCAAGACCACGCTGCTGTCGGCATTGCTGTCAGCCGTCCCGGCCTCTGAGCGCATCGTCACGATCGAGGACGTCGCCGAACTGCGCCCGCAGCACCCCCACCACGTCGCTCTGGAGGCACGGCAGTCGAATCTCGAGGGAGCCGGCGGCATCAGCCTCGCCCGGTTGGTCCGCGAGTCGCTGCGCATGCGCCCCGACCGTCTCGTGGTCGGAGAATGCCGCGGCGAGGAGGTGAGAGAACTCCTGACTGCTCTGAACACCGGACACGACGGGGGAGCGGGAACTCTCCACGCGAGCGGTCTCAGCGACGTGCCGGCCCGGCTCGAAGCGCTCGGCGCCCTCGCGGCGATGGATGCCACGGCGCTCGCGCGCCAGGCTGTGAGCGCCTTCACGATCGTCCTTCATCTCGACAGGGCGCCTGGCGGGCGGAGACGCATCGCGCACGCCGGCGAGCTCGCGGTGAGCGGGGATCGGCTGAGCATCGAGGAGGTGCGGCCGTGGTGA